A region from the Streptomyces sp. NBC_01445 genome encodes:
- a CDS encoding ATP-binding protein produces MHDRSLGDLLIHRDVVLDGLDAPQRAARTALADVLDGKAEHQLFDAMLVASELIANAIQHSSGAVLIRVEVYEFGAALGVVDHGADVTAVPVRPSNSSVDEGTVAASGRGLFIVDSLASAWSVEETENGKIVIAVLTFPAGPRR; encoded by the coding sequence GTGCACGACCGGAGCCTCGGAGACCTGTTGATCCACCGTGATGTGGTGCTCGACGGACTCGATGCTCCGCAGCGCGCCGCCCGTACCGCCCTGGCCGACGTCCTGGACGGCAAGGCGGAGCACCAGCTCTTCGACGCCATGCTGGTGGCCAGCGAGCTCATCGCCAACGCCATCCAGCACAGCAGCGGTGCGGTCCTCATAAGAGTTGAGGTCTACGAGTTCGGTGCGGCGTTGGGCGTCGTCGACCACGGGGCCGACGTCACTGCCGTACCTGTCCGACCTTCGAACTCATCTGTTGACGAAGGGACGGTGGCTGCAAGCGGGCGCGGCCTGTTCATCGTGGACAGCCTCGCCAGTGCCTGGTCGGTCGAGGAGACCGAGAACGGAAAGATCGTCATCGCCGTACTCACCTTTCCGGCAGGCCCTCGTCGATGA